A single genomic interval of Barnesiella intestinihominis YIT 11860 harbors:
- a CDS encoding TIGR04255 family protein, with amino-acid sequence MENNRILQNNKISHFILRIDFTKDIQIDYKMLSESLKDEFATFKTELHSNYNVNIDNFEVKKEDFIRYLLSTSTISLKIDSFEKSIIVELQQYKDKSSYIQCLTKVIEKLKALDIEINSQRIGMRYINIFSCSKVSDISKILNPTDAKFIKETVVREGIARSMIVHEYQQGDHLVRVQYGIPNRFYPSVIKNYDIVLDIDVYSGGQQSIDTWEESITQFNHQAYNMFISYIKESFLNTLK; translated from the coding sequence ATGGAAAATAATCGTATTTTACAGAACAATAAAATTTCTCATTTTATTCTTCGAATTGATTTTACGAAAGACATTCAGATTGACTATAAAATGTTGTCTGAATCCTTGAAGGATGAGTTTGCAACCTTTAAGACTGAACTGCATTCAAATTACAATGTTAATATAGACAACTTTGAAGTGAAAAAAGAAGACTTTATTAGGTATCTTTTAAGCACTTCTACCATCAGTCTTAAAATTGATTCTTTTGAAAAATCTATTATAGTAGAACTGCAGCAGTATAAAGATAAATCGTCTTATATTCAATGCCTTACAAAGGTTATAGAAAAATTAAAAGCATTAGATATAGAGATTAATTCTCAACGCATTGGAATGAGGTATATTAATATCTTCTCATGCTCAAAGGTTTCAGATATTTCTAAGATATTGAATCCAACTGATGCAAAGTTTATTAAGGAAACTGTTGTCAGGGAAGGCATTGCTAGATCAATGATTGTTCACGAATATCAACAAGGAGATCATCTCGTACGTGTTCAATATGGTATCCCTAATAGATTTTATCCGTCTGTGATAAAAAATTATGATATTGTATTGGATATAGATGTGTATAGTGGTGGACAACAATCAATTGACACATGGGAAGAGTCAATCACACAATTTAATCATCAAGCATACAACATGTTTATCAGTTATATTAAAGAATCTTTCCTTAATACGCTAAAATAA
- a CDS encoding type I restriction endonuclease gives MEYKFNENTRVQVPAALHLCRLGYTYLDNITEYDSKTNILTDVFLSSVQRLNPELSDLQARQLLSEIILVLNNNDLGREFYNKLSSNSNIKLIDFQNADRNEWHVTTEFECEDQDSGDSFRPDITCFVNGLPLAFIEVKKPNNHDGILAERERINMRMSNEKFRRFLNVTQLMIFSNNQEYDNESRVPIQGAFYCCTSKNKAFFNVFREADKGFVAGYPYKAISDSTEKQILQHRNCVVIKNLPEYNTNKDINTPTNRILTSMLSKERFLFLLRYGFAYVDRKIELEDGSKTTQLEKHVMRYQQLFASFAIRKKLDNGIKSGIIWHTQGSGKTALAYYSVRSLTDFYAAKKTAVKFYFIVDRLDLMEQAKDEFVARGLSVRTANSRDELMSDIRSTNLTENAEGKAEIMVVNIQKFKQDSAKIQIDSNYSIRLQRIFFIDEAHRGYNPQGSFLANLLAADKDAIKIALTGTPLLKEERESWRVFGDYIDTYYYDKSIADGYTLKLMREPVETIYKEKIESILDKLAGGIEVRKSDIDRNKIIEHESYLNALIDYIISDFRRFRIEQNDDTVGAMIVCKTNPQAREMYRLWQERFNKSLYIDEKIDEKYDENLMMAAEPMVAYGHHTKPLKASLILHDEGDKEERKAYIDEYKKKLSVDILIVNQMLLTGFDAPRLKKLYLGRSLDGHDLLQALTRVNRPYHKFKYGYVVDFVNIKENFDATNDRYLRELNRTADIEETGEKKTVGEALIVDKEQIIEQIKEIRNILFNYTCDNPEEFRKEIDEIENKENLYTLRSTLENAKAIINQIRAFGDEELKAKINSLPKGTIPTLITEVSHRIERVNLLESTEHKADVSGIINVALSELEFEFKKGISEELRIIVNDIRERCERVQAEFEANFDRTEDKYVILADEFREYFRKKGFVPQSTQDAKESIDYMDSVMKKIREINRRNNILKKKYQGDERFVRIHKRIEEENEKREKPIISKAEYEIAESLSKMKREIDNRIYLDINIIANENSFKRDTLAMIGHQLIDLGINASISDRKFINNLIANEYINQYNQVHSR, from the coding sequence ATGGAATATAAATTCAATGAAAATACCCGAGTACAGGTCCCGGCGGCCTTGCATTTGTGTAGGCTTGGATATACATATTTGGACAATATAACAGAATATGACAGCAAGACTAATATTCTGACGGATGTGTTTTTGAGCAGCGTTCAACGTCTCAATCCGGAACTGTCCGATTTACAGGCAAGGCAATTGTTGAGTGAAATCATATTGGTACTTAACAATAATGACCTTGGAAGGGAGTTTTATAATAAACTATCTTCCAACAGTAATATAAAACTGATAGACTTCCAAAATGCCGATCGTAACGAATGGCATGTAACCACTGAATTTGAGTGTGAGGATCAGGATAGCGGAGACAGTTTTAGACCGGACATAACATGTTTTGTAAACGGGCTTCCATTAGCCTTTATTGAGGTCAAGAAGCCGAATAACCATGACGGCATTCTGGCAGAAAGGGAGCGTATTAACATGCGAATGAGTAACGAAAAATTCCGGAGATTCCTGAATGTTACTCAGTTGATGATATTTTCCAACAATCAGGAGTATGACAATGAAAGTAGAGTTCCGATTCAAGGAGCATTCTATTGCTGTACGTCCAAGAACAAAGCATTCTTCAACGTCTTCCGTGAGGCTGATAAAGGTTTTGTAGCAGGGTATCCTTATAAGGCTATATCTGACAGTACGGAAAAACAGATATTGCAGCACAGGAATTGTGTGGTTATCAAGAACCTGCCTGAATATAATACAAACAAAGATATAAATACTCCGACCAACAGGATTCTAACATCGATGCTTAGTAAAGAGAGATTTCTGTTTTTACTAAGATATGGTTTTGCCTATGTGGACAGAAAGATCGAATTGGAAGACGGCAGTAAGACCACCCAGTTGGAAAAACATGTAATGCGTTATCAGCAGCTTTTTGCCTCTTTTGCCATTCGAAAGAAATTGGATAATGGTATCAAGAGCGGTATTATCTGGCATACACAAGGCAGTGGAAAAACAGCCTTGGCATATTATTCCGTACGTAGTCTGACAGATTTTTATGCGGCAAAGAAAACGGCTGTGAAATTTTATTTCATTGTTGACCGTCTTGACTTGATGGAACAGGCAAAGGATGAATTTGTGGCAAGAGGGCTGTCTGTCAGAACTGCTAACAGCAGGGATGAATTGATGTCAGATATACGCAGCACGAATTTGACTGAAAATGCAGAAGGAAAAGCGGAAATAATGGTGGTCAATATACAGAAATTCAAACAGGATTCTGCCAAAATACAGATTGATTCCAATTACAGCATCCGTTTACAGCGTATATTCTTTATTGACGAAGCCCATAGAGGTTACAATCCACAGGGAAGTTTCTTGGCAAACCTATTAGCAGCCGATAAGGATGCTATAAAAATTGCTTTGACAGGCACGCCTTTGTTAAAAGAGGAGAGGGAGTCCTGGCGTGTATTCGGTGATTACATTGATACCTATTATTATGACAAGTCAATAGCAGACGGCTATACTCTGAAACTCATGCGAGAACCAGTAGAAACAATCTATAAAGAAAAAATAGAGAGTATTCTTGACAAACTGGCAGGTGGTATTGAAGTCAGAAAAAGTGATATTGACCGAAACAAGATCATTGAGCATGAATCTTACCTCAATGCATTGATAGACTATATTATTTCCGATTTCCGACGGTTCCGCATAGAACAGAATGATGATACGGTGGGGGCGATGATTGTGTGCAAGACAAATCCTCAAGCCCGTGAAATGTATCGTTTGTGGCAGGAACGTTTCAACAAGTCATTGTATATAGATGAGAAAATAGATGAGAAATATGATGAAAATCTGATGATGGCTGCTGAACCGATGGTTGCTTACGGACACCATACAAAACCGCTGAAGGCTTCTTTAATCTTGCATGATGAAGGGGACAAAGAAGAACGTAAGGCATACATTGATGAATACAAGAAGAAGCTATCGGTTGATATCTTGATTGTCAACCAGATGCTTCTGACTGGATTTGATGCTCCCCGATTGAAGAAACTCTATTTGGGGCGTAGCCTTGACGGGCACGATTTGTTGCAGGCATTGACAAGGGTAAACAGGCCATACCATAAATTCAAGTATGGTTATGTCGTGGATTTTGTGAATATCAAGGAAAATTTCGATGCTACGAATGACCGCTATCTGCGTGAACTGAACCGTACTGCCGATATTGAGGAAACAGGTGAAAAGAAAACAGTTGGAGAAGCTCTCATTGTTGATAAGGAGCAGATCATAGAGCAGATAAAGGAAATCCGCAATATTTTGTTCAATTACACATGCGATAATCCTGAAGAGTTCAGAAAGGAAATAGATGAGATTGAGAATAAAGAAAATCTATATACTCTCCGTTCTACTCTTGAAAATGCCAAGGCAATCATAAACCAAATAAGAGCATTTGGAGATGAAGAACTTAAAGCGAAAATCAACAGTCTGCCCAAAGGTACTATTCCTACACTCATAACAGAGGTTTCGCACCGTATAGAACGAGTTAATCTGCTGGAAAGTACCGAACATAAGGCAGATGTGTCCGGAATTATCAATGTCGCTCTTTCCGAGTTGGAATTTGAGTTTAAGAAAGGAATTTCAGAGGAATTGCGTATCATTGTCAATGACATTCGGGAACGTTGTGAAAGAGTTCAGGCAGAATTTGAAGCCAATTTTGATAGAACAGAAGACAAATATGTGATTTTGGCTGACGAGTTCCGGGAATACTTCAGGAAGAAAGGCTTTGTTCCTCAAAGTACGCAAGATGCCAAAGAAAGCATTGATTATATGGATTCAGTGATGAAGAAGATTCGTGAAATCAACCGTCGCAACAATATACTCAAAAAGAAATATCAGGGAGACGAGCGATTTGTCCGTATTCACAAGCGCATTGAGGAAGAAAATGAAAAGCGCGAAAAACCTATTATTTCTAAAGCAGAATACGAAATAGCAGAAAGTCTGTCAAAAATGAAACGTGAGATTGACAATCGGATTTACCTTGATATTAACATCATTGCGAATGAAAACAGTTTCAAGAGGGACACATTGGCTATGATAGGTCATCAACTCATAGATTTGGGGATAAATGCAAGTATTTCCGACCGGAAATTTATCAACAATCTCATTGCAAATGAATATATAAACCAATACAATCAAGTTCACTCAAGATAA
- a CDS encoding helix-turn-helix domain-containing protein codes for MKLNRIKAVLAEKGISQTWLAKQLGKSFSMVNAYACNRIQPNLETLQQIAVILQVDLKDLITDKEER; via the coding sequence ATGAAACTAAATAGGATAAAAGCAGTATTGGCAGAGAAAGGGATTTCCCAGACATGGTTGGCAAAACAACTTGGCAAGAGTTTCAGCATGGTGAATGCTTATGCATGCAATAGGATTCAACCAAACCTGGAGACCCTTCAGCAAATAGCTGTTATCCTACAGGTGGATTTAAAAGACCTGATAACCGATAAAGAAGAAAGGTAA